The Drosophila suzukii chromosome X, CBGP_Dsuzu_IsoJpt1.0, whole genome shotgun sequence DNA window GTGGATCTACGAGATGAAAACGGCCCTTATGGCAGTGGTAAGTGGGACGGGGATACGCGTTTTTATACTACCTTATTTATTACATATACAACACTTTTCAGGAGGACTGCATTGTGATCTGCGTGGACTGGGAGAATGGTGCCACTTTTCCGAATTACGTGAGAGCTGCGGCCAATACGCGTTTGGTGGGCAAACAGCTGGCCATGTTGCTCAGAAATCTCCAGCAGCACAAGGGTCTTGATCTAATGCGCACCCATGTAATTGGATTTAGTTTGGGGGCTCATGTATCCGGATTTGCCGGCGCTGAGTTGCCCGGACTATCGCGGATTACTGGCCTGGATCCGGCTGGTCCACTCTTTGAGGCCCAGCATCCGAAGGTGCGACTGGACAGCAGCGATGCGGAGTTCGTGGACGTGATCCACTCGAATGGAGAGAATTTAATCCTGGGTGGCCTCGGCTCCTGGCAACCCATGGGCCATGTGGATTACTATCCAAATGGTGGACGCGTGCAAACGGGCTGCTCGAATCTATTCGTGGGCGCTGTCACCGATTTTATATGGTGTAAGTTAGATATTAAATTGAATGGTCCTCAATGTATTTATTTGTCCTATTTTCACTTTCACAGCTGCCCAGGCTGCAGAGGACGAGGAAGGTCGTTCGTTGTGCAATCATAGACGAGCCTACAAGTTCTTCATCGACTCGGTGGCACCACGTTGCTTGTTTCCCGCCTTTCCATGCGGCAACTACGATGATTTCCTCAAGGGCAGATGCTTCCCCTGTGCCCAGGATGATGAGGATCTTGCCGAAGGCGTTCCACGGTGCGGAAACATGGGCTATTATGCCGATCGATCCACGGGTAGGGGTCAGCTGTACCTGCTTACCCGCGAGGAGGAGCCGTTCTGCGCCCACCAGTTCCAGCTGCAGATATTTAACTCCTTCAACGACCTACCTCTGCGCACCATAGGTCGTCTGGAGGCGATCCTCGAGGGAGATGGTGGACTTAATGAGACCTTTGAGATATCCGAGTGcgtattatttaaaaaaacccatttatttatataccaCTTTTTACCCAATGCCTAACACTCTACTTTGTTTTCCTGCAGGAAAGACGATGCTGAGTTCTTTGCCGGCGACATAGTGTCCAAGATTATTGTGCCTCATCCAGCGCTTGGATTCCCCACCACATTGAGCCTGCACTACAAGTCGTACAGTGGGTGGTTGAGCAAGGGCCTGCCCCACTGGGATATTGACAAGGTGGTGCTGACAGACAGTTTTGGCCGGAGCCACTCCTTGTGTCGTCCCTCGACGAAACTCAGCAGTGGGAGTCCGGTACGCCTGCGCCTTCAGGCGGGTAACTGTGAGCTGGATAACCAGGAGGACTACGGGGCGTACACCATCCAACCGGGAAATCCCACAGTGTCACCCACCGAGGTGCCCGATTCCAGTGTCCAAGAGTCGGGCATGGCGGCTTCGGTAGATGGCGTGGAGACGGCCAAACAGCGCAAGGACATCTTCAATTTGGGCACCAGCTTCAAGTTGGCGCGCAATCAGACCTATCCCCTGGATCAGGGAGACGAACTGCCGTGGCAGCCGATTTTGGTGGGCAACTCGCTGGATAACGAGACTGCCGAGGCGGCGGAGTCGAGTAGAAGTCTCTCGGATTCGGTGGCCGGGGAGATCTTTGAGCCCGTGCTAAAGGATCGCAGGCTGGCCGTGAATAGGGGTCGAAATCTGCAGGACTATGGCACCACCGACAGTCCGGAGATTGTGGAACCAGTCCTCAAGGCCACCACGCCGCGTGTTAAGCAGGGCAAGGACCTGGATTTGTCAGAAAGTGAGCTGGCTTCTGCCGCCGATGGCATGGTTTCAACATTGGGCGCCAT harbors:
- the LOC108016980 gene encoding uncharacterized protein, which produces MLSARYIFLAVLICYTGNALAQEVTRTVRLAPSREHFAELSQAVQDSLVEYEERQRERLRRGHRTRRAVKRVCYGELGCFEDSGPFAYLEMLPSPPEEINTKFYFYSTRQRSDRPLMELSFLNMTNAFRGKRETEVSTSSPEGSGRSSSSSALSSVNSSPNSTFSTERPGGGGQKKATPSIDDLEGFDELSVRVIVHGFGSACPHVWIYEMKTALMAVEDCIVICVDWENGATFPNYVRAAANTRLVGKQLAMLLRNLQQHKGLDLMRTHVIGFSLGAHVSGFAGAELPGLSRITGLDPAGPLFEAQHPKVRLDSSDAEFVDVIHSNGENLILGGLGSWQPMGHVDYYPNGGRVQTGCSNLFVGAVTDFIWSAQAAEDEEGRSLCNHRRAYKFFIDSVAPRCLFPAFPCGNYDDFLKGRCFPCAQDDEDLAEGVPRCGNMGYYADRSTGRGQLYLLTREEEPFCAHQFQLQIFNSFNDLPLRTIGRLEAILEGDGGLNETFEISEKDDAEFFAGDIVSKIIVPHPALGFPTTLSLHYKSYSGWLSKGLPHWDIDKVVLTDSFGRSHSLCRPSTKLSSGSPVRLRLQAGNCELDNQEDYGAYTIQPGNPTVSPTEVPDSSVQESGMAASVDGVETAKQRKDIFNLGTSFKLARNQTYPLDQGDELPWQPILVGNSLDNETAEAAESSRSLSDSVAGEIFEPVLKDRRLAVNRGRNLQDYGTTDSPEIVEPVLKATTPRVKQGKDLDLSESELASAADGMVSTLGAISSAVAGSSRPLLPAKTMTQVGTGRSPDPDEPQTVQLLPFRLGELLQRAERYARETLLPLISVQAPRFFGFNVTPHDRDAVRPGESRKPRYIPRYEESAFLNTSTSNARRRSQKASRRSAVQERNLFRLMRSRSHKENDSGEQVQEQQGQTEQQNEVNYYTNVLQSESRSMRPETPEYRPVFIDLPTYKPQTSAVSTSAAVSTPLASAAISGSVSRARRRGRSPKLIP